From Deferribacterota bacterium:
TATCAGCAAAAATAAAAGAGAAGGAATTCTTTAATCAATTAGATGATTATTTAAAAAAACTTGATGAAAATCTAACAAAAAAAGAAAAACATATTAAGAGCTCTCTTTTAGAATTAGAAAAATACACTATAAAATACCAGTCGCTGCCCAATATTTCCCCTGTTGATACGGGCTATATATCAAGTATATTCGGCTATAGAATATCTCCATTCTCAGGTAGAAGAGTAATCCACTCTGGCTTAGATATTGCAACAAATTATGGCACCCCAATAAAAGCTGTTGCAAATGGTATTGTCATCTTTGCTGGATATAAGGCCCTCTATGGCAGAATGGTTATGATTGATCATGGCTACGGTTATATTACTCGATATGGCCATTGTAGCAAGCTATTAGTCAAAGAAGGGGATTATGTCAAAAGAGGGCAAACTATAGCAAAGATTGGATCAACTGGCAGATCAACGGGCCCACATGTCCACTATGAGGTATTATATAAAGGTGTGCCAATAAATCCCCAAGAATTTATTAATGATGATGTTTTCTCTTAAAATAAACATTTAAGTTCTATAATCAGCATTTATTTCAATATATTTATGACCAATATCA
This genomic window contains:
- a CDS encoding peptidoglycan DD-metalloendopeptidase family protein; this encodes MISKNKKNKLKDVTLLVFDNYKYKEVKSLKINLKYLYICGFICLILFIMLFVSYIYLIEIYLQRDNLLAYKSENKELKSKIKEYDELVASLNKKFINVKIYENKLNSLLNEVKKQMGNIDLSIGGTEFEATNEEWELSAKIKEKEFFNQLDDYLKKLDENLTKKEKHIKSSLLELEKYTIKYQSLPNISPVDTGYISSIFGYRISPFSGRRVIHSGLDIATNYGTPIKAVANGIVIFAGYKALYGRMVMIDHGYGYITRYGHCSKLLVKEGDYVKRGQTIAKIGSTGRSTGPHVHYEVLYKGVPINPQEFINDDVFS